Proteins encoded together in one Rhodospirillaceae bacterium window:
- the tatA gene encoding twin-arginine translocase TatA/TatE family subunit — MGLGAWWHWVVVLIVVLVIFGGKGKIPALMGDFAKGINAFKKGIKSESETPQDTTAAKADEKIVDRS; from the coding sequence ATGGGACTTGGAGCGTGGTGGCATTGGGTCGTCGTTTTGATTGTCGTCCTCGTGATTTTTGGCGGCAAGGGCAAGATTCCGGCGCTGATGGGTGACTTTGCCAAGGGCATCAATGCCTTCAAAAAGGGCATCAAGAGCGAATCGGAAACACCCCAGGACACGACGGCGGCAAAAGCGGACGAAAAGATCGTCGATCGCAGCTGA